ATTCGCCGGATTGACTACCCATACATCTTCAGAGACCCGCATTGATTTTCTCGGCGGTGGCGTAGCAGTAGATGAACGATCAAGGGTCTTTGTGTCAGGTAATGCTTGTGGGGCAATATGGGATGGCGGTTGTGGAACAGTATGAGACGGTGGTTGTAGGACAATCGGTTCACTATCGAATTTCAACGTCAATCCGTCAAGACGTTCCCCTGGATCAAGGCGGATCGGTCCAGCCTTCGCGGAAAGACCTTCGTATTCCACAGAAAATGTATAGAATGCAGGATCATCTTTCTCATCCAGATAATAGACAAAATAACCCTCAGCATCCGTTCGCGGTTCTCCGCCCGATTGTCCGTTACCAGTCCCATCAACAGTATGAAAACGGAAACGTAGGTGGAGACGCGCGTTTGCGAGCGGTGTTCCATCTTTGAAAACAATGCGTCCTCGAATTCGCATGCGAGGTTGTACCGTGACCTCTACATTCTCAATATGGGTTCCGGGTTTGACGCTAAACCCAATCTGCTCGTGATCGGTACGCGGATAGAACGTTATCCCCTGGATGCGGAGAGATAAAACCTCAACATCGGGTTCAAAATCATCATCCTCCATCTCCATGATTCCACTTGCGTGGCGCGCAGCAATGTCCTGTTCTTTCTTAGCCTTTGCAATGTTTGTCGCAAGTTCGTCTGGCAAAAACGTCTCTACATCGTAAGGAAGTATACCGAAATAGGAAATTCCCGGCGCAATATCCGTAATGAAAAACCGCCCGTCCGCATCTGTAAGTGCGCGTCGCACAGTAGAATACTGCATTGGAAAAAACGCGGATCGAATACCCGATCCCATAACCATAGCAGGTACAATCATAACCGGCAATTTCGCAACAGGATTTCCTTCCGCATCAACGACGCGACCAGAGAAGGTTGCGGTTTCTGCGTCAGTAATGCTGTGTGAAGCAAATCCGATGAAAAGCGAACCAATTACTATGAACAATGCAAAAACCTTGTTACTGGCTTTCAAACGTTTCACAATTTCTCTCCTTTTGAATAAAGCATAAGCCTACTTCTTCGCGGGTAACGTTTCCTTCTCAATGAGTGCTGTCCGAATCCAACCCCATTGTGGATTTCCGGCGTTAACGTCCTCCCATTTCCCTGAAGGATTAAGGATGACATAATCTTCAGCCTCATTGTTTGGGTCATGGGGTTCCTGAAATTCCCAGTTGGTATAGGTAACCGGTTCGCCGTTGTCCCATTGCCACTCTCCTTCTGTTGCAACATCATTCAGTCCAATCCAAATCGGTTGATTTCCAAAGACAGCTTGCAACCACTTCTGCTCTGCCTCGTCGTTAATTGTGACGAGATACGCCCCTTCGGCGGCGGCTTGCGCTCGCGCATCTTCCCAATTCTCACACTTAATCTTCTTGTAAGCATGCCCGCCAGTTTGTAGAGAAAAGTCCGGCTTTATCACCCATACATCTTGTGCACGACCACCTACGGAGGCGGACGCGCTCGCGAAAACTCCACGCCGCGCTTGGAAAGGCTCTTCTGGCAAACCATCAAAGGTAAAAACGATGTCGTGTGTTGGATCACCGGGCTTAAGCACAATCGGGTCTGCTTCGACAGTCTGACCCTGATAGGTCAGAGAAAACATGTAAAATGTTGGTTGCTCCATATCCCTGTCCACATAGTGTGAAAAGTATCCTTCAGCGTCCGTACGAACACTGCCAGAACCAGAAGACTCACCGTGCTGACTTACTGTCCGCAAACGGCGTTTGACTTTTGCGTTGGCAATCGGTCTTCCGTTAATGCGTTGTACTTTCCCTCGGATGTGCGGACTTTGCAACGTAACCTCAATATTTTCAATGAATTCACCCGGGGTTGGGGCAAATACAATTCCACGGTGCATCATTCCGCTTGGATAGAAAAACAATCCTCCGATTTGAACCCTCAAAATGCGGACTGACGAACTGCGAAGTGGAAATAGTGACAACAACACAGGACCGGAGATGTTATCGGTGATAGTAAAACGCCCCTCTGCATCACTCTCCACGTGGCGCGTAGGCGTATCCTCAAGAGCATGCTCTTGCACATGAATCGGAAACCAAGCCCCATTGCCATCTACGACAGGTGTAATGGCTATCTTGATCCCAGAAACCGGTTCCCCTGCTTCATCAAGGATGTGACCGGAGGCGGTGGAAAATAGCGTTGCATCACGGTTCTGATGCGTCTTATTGTCTCTACCGGTTGCATCGTTGTCGCCAAGTTGAGTCCGAATGTGTGGTTTGGACTCAAGATTTAGCACAACGGGTGCCTCAATTAGTTCAACCGTCATCTCTGACATTGCGTCAAAACTATACGGCTTTTGGACACGCGACAAGTATTGATGGCTTCCAACACCTAACATCAAAAATACCACCGCAACCGTAGAAACAGTAATTGCCCACGGCAGCAGTGGTTTACTACCAGACGGCGCAGCGGGTTTCATACGCGCAATCTCACGCATGATATTTTCTGTGAGATGCGGCGTGATTTGAAAATTGGCCAAGGCTTCCCGAATCATCGGTTCGTCCTTCCTTAAACGCTGCTGCGCACGACGGAGACGACTCCTAATCGTATTTGCTGACACACCTAAAAACGCGCCAATCTCTGTACTGGACATCTCACCGAAGTAATGTAGTGTGACCACTGTGCGTTCACTCTCTTGGAGTTTCGCAAGCAATTTTTTCACGACTTCGCGCTGTGCTTCCACGGTTGTCCGTTCATTTTCTTCAACAACATATCTCGAATATGTCGCCTTTTCTAATCGAGCACTGCTCGTTTCCTCAAGTGACTGCGTCTGTAAACGCTTTTTACGCAGCCATGTACTGCAGTGGTTCGCAGCGATCACATAAAGCCAACTCGCAAAACTCTGCGGTTTTTTCAGCTTTGCTAATTCTTGATATGCCTTTAAGAATGTATCCTGCGTAATTTCCTCGGCGACGTGGAAATCTCCAATTTTACGCCACACCAGCGTGTGAACGGGCTTTTGGTACTTTTTCACAAGTTCAGTGAAAGCGGTATCATCGCCATCAAGCACACGGTGAATGAGTTCAACATCAATGTTTTTCATAAATTACCTCCGATTGCCCTATAGTGACGCTTATGAGGTGTAAAACTGGTGCATAATTTTTCAAAGAATTGGAGGGTGTTAAAATAAAAAAAGCGATAAGGTGCTATGTGTCGTGTTCATTGTCTTTCTGCAGCGGATGGATTGTCAAGTCCATCTGCTTTTTCAAGGATCGCCATCTCCGTCATATCCCAGATAACACTATCGGGACTCACCGGATACCATTTCCCACCAGAGAGCGTCATGACGACATAGTCTCTTTCATCAGCATCCAAAGATTCAGAAAAGAACTCATTGGGTAACCAGTTGGCATAGGTGATAGGGTCGCCGTTGTCCCACTGCCACCATTTTTTTGCCCGCTTAGAAAGCGCGCCTGTCGTGGAAACGCGACTGAGTCCGATCCAATAAAATTTGTGTCCAAAAACCGCTTCCAACCACGCCTGTTCTGCTGCGTCATTAATCGCGACGAGATGTGCTTTCTCTTCGGTTGCTTGGACAATTGCATCATCGCGAGTTTCGCAGTGAATCCGTTTATAAGCGTGTCCATTTTCGGGATTGACGACCCATACATCACGAGACCTCGGTTTCAACGGTGGCTCCGGTACAGGCAGGGACGGTTCAGGCTCGTCTATTTCCGTTTTTTGAGGGGGGCGTTTGGGGGAAATCGGTTCACTGTCAAATGTCAATGTCAATCCATCGAACCGGTCTCCTGGATCAAGCCGAATCGGTTTAGCCTCCACAGAAAGACCTTGGTATTCCGCGGAAAATGTGTAGAAGGCAGGATCATCCTTCTCATCTATATATAAAACAAAATAGCCTTTAGTGTCTGTCCACAAATCTCCACCGGAGCCGCTGGAACCGGAGCCATCTACAGTTCGAGAACGAGCGTAGAGGCCGACGCGCGTATTGGCAAGCGGCGTTCCATCTTTGAAAAGAACACGTCCGCGAACTCGCATCCTCGGTTGTACGGTGACTTCCACATCTTGAATATGTGCGCCCGATTTGACACCAAACGCGATTTGATCGTAATCGTTGCGAGCGTATAAGGTTAACCCTTGTACGCGAATGAACAAAATTTCAACGTCTGGCTCAAAATCAGCCTGATCCATACCGAAGTTACTGGAAACGAATGCTTCTATATCGTTTTGTGTGGTCTCCGTCCAATCTATGGATATGAACTCATCCACAAGCTTTTCAAAGTCTTTGGGCAGGCGCCCATCTATGTCGTCTGGAAGGGCACCGATGTACACCGGACCTGAAGGAACATCCTTTACGGAAAACCGACCTTCTAAATCTGTGTGTGCGCGGCGCAACTGCGCGTATTCATCTGGTAAAAATACCGTCCACATGTCCCCATACCCACCACCATCAAGAGGCGCAATAAATATCGGTAACTCGACAACTGGGTTTCCATCCAAATCAACAACGCGTCCGGTAACGGTACCTGTATCTTCCTGCGCAACAGTGTGTGAAATGAAACCGATAAAAAGAGCGACTATCACCATCAACAATAACAAAACGTGCCTTTTAGCATCTAAACATTTCATGGTTTTCTCCTTTAGGGTTTACTTCTTTAGAGGCACTTCTTCTTTTTCAAGGAGTGCGGACTGAATAAGCTTCCATCTTATGTCTCCAGGACCAATGTCCACCCATTGGGCGGCGAACAAGATGACGTAATCTTCATCGCCTTTATCGGTATCGTGCGGTTCATCCGTCGCCCAATTTGTATATGTGACGGGTTCCCCGCTGTGCCATTGCCACTGTCCTTCTTCCTGAACATCGCTAAGCCCAATTAAGGTGCGATGCGCGACGAAAACCTGTTCCAGCCAGTTTTGTTCCGCTTCATCGTTAATTGCAACGAGGTAAGCACCTTCTTTCGCTGCTTGCGCGATAGCATCTTCCACGCCGCTAAAAGGGACTTTTTTGTAGGCGTGACCATTTGCCGGATTGACGACCCACACGCCTCCCGCGTCAAGCCCACCACCAACCCGCGCTGACGCGCCAGCATGGAAATGAGGCGGAGCGTTCCGAGGCATATCAAGGGGCAGTGGGACCTCAAACGTAAAGACTACTTCGTGAAATAGATCTTCAGGTTTGACCACAATTGGATCTAACTGCACTTGATGCTCCTGATATGTCACAGACATAAAGTAAAATGCCGGACTATTCATATATCTCGTCATATATCCTACAAAGTTTCCTTCGTCATCCGTCTCCGCGCTCCACCTCCCACTACCATCGTATTCTCCATCTAAACTGAGTTGCCTTAACCCGACCCTGATACGTTGTGCATTGGCGAGTGGACTCCCGTCCATCCTCAGAACTTTCGCTCGGAGTTGTAAAAAACGCTGCACCGTGACCTCAACGTTTTCAATGCGGTCACCCGGTTCCGCAGAAAATATAACGCCACGTCCCCACGATTCATCAGGTGCATAGAGAAACAGATCACCGATTTGGACCCTCAAAATTTCCGCCTCTGGCGCATTATACGGAAATAATCCTAACAACACGGGACCAACAATGGCATCCGTAATAACGAAACGTCCTTCCGCATCGGTTTCCCCTTGGAATGCCATCGGATCGCCTTGCCCTCCACCTTCTTCGACCTCAAACTCAATTGGAAACCATGCTCCATGACCGTCTTGGACAGGAACAATAACTACCGTAAGTCCGGCAATTGGCTGTCCTGCTGCATCAATAACGCGACCGGAGAGTGTGGTCAACGCATCGTTCTGTGCACCACTCTCCCAAGCACTCGCGAGAAAAAGCACTACAATTCCAAGCAGAAATACGAGGGTTTTCATCCTGAAGTACAAACAAGTCATTTTCTCTCCTTCCACCCGCCTTCCTCCATACGCACTTACAATGCGGGTTCCTGCGATTTTCGTTGCTTTTCGGAACCGATTCCCAATGCTCATTGAAGTAACAGAAAATCAAACATCCAATGCATCTTAACAAAAGGTGATCCAAAGTGGTTATACCGATTCACGATAATCTATGAACCGCCTTTACATGTAAGTATAAAAATGAAACTGAAAAAGTTAAGGGTAAATTTTATTTTTTCAAATAGGACGGGTCCCCGTAACCGCCCAAACCTGAACGCAGGCAGGGGGCCCTGCGAAAGATAGACGGCCGAATGCAAATTGCGTAAACCTAAACAGTACAGGATTCACTCGTTGATAGTAGAAACCAATCCGTCCTTTTCGATGACCGCCTGTTTTGCTATTTCCCATAACAGACTTTTGGGACTGATAGCTTGCCACTCTCCCCTGATAAAAGTGAACACAACATAGTCTTTCTCAGTGTCTGGAGATTTATCACGGGCGATCGGATGGACCACCCAGTTGGTGTAGGTGACAGGTTCACCGCTATCCCACTGCCATTCTCCCTCTTTTTTCGCATCCGTAAGTCCGATCCAAAAAGGTTGACCTCCGAAAATCACCTGAACCCAGTGTTGTTCCGATTCGTCGTTGATTGAGACAAGGTGAGCCCCTTCCTCAACTGCCTTGCGCTGGGCATCGTGCCAGTCTTCACACTGAATCCTTTTATAAGCGTGTCCATTCGCGGGATTAATTATCCACACGCCTTCCGTTGGCGATGTGGATGGTTCTTGAAATTTTATTTTACCGGGGGCTTTAATCTTGGGAGGAGGCAGTTCGACAACATCCGGCTTACCTTCAAGTGTGAAGACAATCTCCTCAGGCTGCACGCTATCTTTGAGCAAAAAGGGACCTGCGCCCGCGGAAAGGTCCCTATATTCCATGGACAGTGTGTAAAATCCCGGTTCATCTACGTATTGGACAAAGTACCCGTCGGCATCTGTAAAAGGGTGTGCTCCGCTGTTCCCACTATGATTCAGACGGGTCTCATGCCGCCATCCGATGTCAAAATCTAATTCGGCGTTGGCGAGGGGCGCACCGTCGGCATAAAC
This portion of the Candidatus Poribacteria bacterium genome encodes:
- a CDS encoding lectin-like protein — its product is MKCLDAKRHVLLLLMVIVALFIGFISHTVAQEDTGTVTGRVVDLDGNPVVELPIFIAPLDGGGYGDMWTVFLPDEYAQLRRAHTDLEGRFSVKDVPSGPVYIGALPDDIDGRLPKDFEKLVDEFISIDWTETTQNDIEAFVSSNFGMDQADFEPDVEILFIRVQGLTLYARNDYDQIAFGVKSGAHIQDVEVTVQPRMRVRGRVLFKDGTPLANTRVGLYARSRTVDGSGSSGSGGDLWTDTKGYFVLYIDEKDDPAFYTFSAEYQGLSVEAKPIRLDPGDRFDGLTLTFDSEPISPKRPPQKTEIDEPEPSLPVPEPPLKPRSRDVWVVNPENGHAYKRIHCETRDDAIVQATEEKAHLVAINDAAEQAWLEAVFGHKFYWIGLSRVSTTGALSKRAKKWWQWDNGDPITYANWLPNEFFSESLDADERDYVVMTLSGGKWYPVSPDSVIWDMTEMAILEKADGLDNPSAAERQ
- a CDS encoding lectin-like protein, which encodes MNRTYTIPKLVVFALMLLPIVTGIEAAEEPLSGFSGEVVDLEGNRVTNFTFAIRPVTLHNGFMLPADEFLPWRTDSTGAFTVSDIQPGFVQLSALPDIPLDVFDSETEFIRGGKIEPDKKIVSIQIGKVTFFNIGDPDFYEGLTFALKPGENIENVKVIVKPRLRIRGRVVYADGAPLANAELDFDIGWRHETRLNHSGNSGAHPFTDADGYFVQYVDEPGFYTLSMEYRDLSAGAGPFLLKDSVQPEEIVFTLEGKPDVVELPPPKIKAPGKIKFQEPSTSPTEGVWIINPANGHAYKRIQCEDWHDAQRKAVEEGAHLVSINDESEQHWVQVIFGGQPFWIGLTDAKKEGEWQWDSGEPVTYTNWVVHPIARDKSPDTEKDYVVFTFIRGEWQAISPKSLLWEIAKQAVIEKDGLVSTINE
- a CDS encoding lectin-like protein translates to MTCLYFRMKTLVFLLGIVVLFLASAWESGAQNDALTTLSGRVIDAAGQPIAGLTVVIVPVQDGHGAWFPIEFEVEEGGGQGDPMAFQGETDAEGRFVITDAIVGPVLLGLFPYNAPEAEILRVQIGDLFLYAPDESWGRGVIFSAEPGDRIENVEVTVQRFLQLRAKVLRMDGSPLANAQRIRVGLRQLSLDGEYDGSGRWSAETDDEGNFVGYMTRYMNSPAFYFMSVTYQEHQVQLDPIVVKPEDLFHEVVFTFEVPLPLDMPRNAPPHFHAGASARVGGGLDAGGVWVVNPANGHAYKKVPFSGVEDAIAQAAKEGAYLVAINDEAEQNWLEQVFVAHRTLIGLSDVQEEGQWQWHSGEPVTYTNWATDEPHDTDKGDEDYVILFAAQWVDIGPGDIRWKLIQSALLEKEEVPLKK
- a CDS encoding sigma-70 family RNA polymerase sigma factor, with translation MKNIDVELIHRVLDGDDTAFTELVKKYQKPVHTLVWRKIGDFHVAEEITQDTFLKAYQELAKLKKPQSFASWLYVIAANHCSTWLRKKRLQTQSLEETSSARLEKATYSRYVVEENERTTVEAQREVVKKLLAKLQESERTVVTLHYFGEMSSTEIGAFLGVSANTIRSRLRRAQQRLRKDEPMIREALANFQITPHLTENIMREIARMKPAAPSGSKPLLPWAITVSTVAVVFLMLGVGSHQYLSRVQKPYSFDAMSEMTVELIEAPVVLNLESKPHIRTQLGDNDATGRDNKTHQNRDATLFSTASGHILDEAGEPVSGIKIAITPVVDGNGAWFPIHVQEHALEDTPTRHVESDAEGRFTITDNISGPVLLSLFPLRSSSVRILRVQIGGLFFYPSGMMHRGIVFAPTPGEFIENIEVTLQSPHIRGKVQRINGRPIANAKVKRRLRTVSQHGESSGSGSVRTDAEGYFSHYVDRDMEQPTFYMFSLTYQGQTVEADPIVLKPGDPTHDIVFTFDGLPEEPFQARRGVFASASASVGGRAQDVWVIKPDFSLQTGGHAYKKIKCENWEDARAQAAAEGAYLVTINDEAEQKWLQAVFGNQPIWIGLNDVATEGEWQWDNGEPVTYTNWEFQEPHDPNNEAEDYVILNPSGKWEDVNAGNPQWGWIRTALIEKETLPAKK
- a CDS encoding lectin-like protein gives rise to the protein MKRLKASNKVFALFIVIGSLFIGFASHSITDAETATFSGRVVDAEGNPVAKLPVMIVPAMVMGSGIRSAFFPMQYSTVRRALTDADGRFFITDIAPGISYFGILPYDVETFLPDELATNIAKAKKEQDIAARHASGIMEMEDDDFEPDVEVLSLRIQGITFYPRTDHEQIGFSVKPGTHIENVEVTVQPRMRIRGRIVFKDGTPLANARLHLRFRFHTVDGTGNGQSGGEPRTDAEGYFVYYLDEKDDPAFYTFSVEYEGLSAKAGPIRLDPGERLDGLTLKFDSEPIVLQPPSHTVPQPPSHIAPQALPDTKTLDRSSTATPPPRKSMRVSEDVWVVNPANLHAYKRIHCETRDDAVARAKEENAHLVTINDAAEQVWLSEVFERKLYWIGLSRVPPVGASSDATQWRWESGEPITYSDWLPDYIFGESLDVSERVYAVMMTFNDGKWYAVGPDSLVWRMTEMAILEKTDVLDNPSAAEK